Proteins encoded in a region of the Deltaproteobacteria bacterium genome:
- a CDS encoding general secretion pathway protein GspK, which produces MAIPVNREKGFALILVLWVVVFLTVIAFEFASSMRLESRIARNYLDDAKTYFLARSGFDVAIAEIERRQTYVKDQSNKSLSEQQEETKDLWGFDGEENSIKLDNDSIAVRIFTEEGKIDLNTSSIVLLRGLLDSTELDEKDRNVILDSIQDWKDSDNLHRMNGAEDDYYESLNPSYKAKNANFETVEELLLVRGVTEAILYAPISSGSNEESGSETEKEGQKGRRPLRLIDCLTVNNTSGRINLNFAPTEVLRAVPFFGPGLIERVVELRNSRGSEFLTQNDYRITLGDDVYNAIEGYVTFEQEPKIFSLRCRGALTTGATTEIQALVQYNAGNRQKPYEILRWLDAAY; this is translated from the coding sequence ATGGCAATCCCCGTGAACCGTGAGAAAGGGTTCGCCCTTATATTGGTTTTGTGGGTAGTCGTCTTCCTCACGGTAATCGCCTTCGAATTCGCTTCGAGTATGCGACTCGAGTCCCGCATCGCCCGTAACTACCTGGACGACGCGAAGACGTACTTTCTCGCACGATCCGGTTTCGACGTGGCGATTGCCGAGATCGAACGGAGGCAGACATACGTAAAAGATCAATCAAACAAGAGTCTGAGCGAACAGCAGGAAGAGACCAAGGATCTTTGGGGCTTTGACGGAGAGGAAAATTCGATTAAACTGGACAACGACTCCATAGCCGTGCGCATATTTACGGAAGAGGGGAAGATCGATCTGAACACTTCATCCATTGTGTTGTTGCGCGGTCTTCTCGATTCGACCGAACTGGATGAGAAAGACCGGAATGTGATCCTGGACTCCATTCAGGATTGGAAAGACTCGGACAACCTGCATCGTATGAACGGAGCGGAAGACGATTATTATGAGTCGTTGAATCCTTCTTACAAAGCAAAGAACGCGAATTTCGAGACGGTCGAAGAGTTGCTTCTGGTTCGTGGTGTCACGGAAGCGATCCTGTACGCCCCCATTTCTTCGGGCAGTAATGAAGAAAGCGGATCTGAAACGGAAAAAGAAGGGCAAAAGGGGCGGCGTCCACTGCGCTTGATCGATTGTCTGACCGTAAATAACACGAGCGGCCGCATCAATCTGAATTTTGCACCCACGGAGGTGCTGCGCGCGGTTCCTTTTTTCGGACCCGGATTGATAGAACGCGTCGTCGAACTTAGAAACAGCAGAGGCTCTGAATTTCTAACCCAGAACGACTACCGTATTACCTTGGGCGATGATGTGTATAATGCCATCGAAGGCTATGTAACGTTCGAGCAAGAGCCCAAGATCTTTTCTCTCCGCTGCAGGGGAGCGTTGACCACCGGGGCCACGACGGAGATTCAAGCGTTGGTGCAATACAACGCCGGCAACCGACAAAAGCCTTACGAGATTCTCCGCTGGCTTGACGCCGCATACTAA
- the ftsA gene encoding cell division protein FtsA, with protein sequence MKNELIVGLDIGTTKICAVVGEVTEKTINIVGLGSHPSVGLRKGVVVNIEDTVESIRKAVEEAELMAGCEVTEVYAGIAGGHIKGFNSIGVIAIKNKEVTQSDVDRVIDTARAVAIPMDREVIHIIPQEFIVDDEGGIRDPIGISGVRLEARVHMVTAAATSAHNIIKCANRAGLDVCDIVLEPIASSEAVLTPEERDLGVALVDFGGGTTDLAIFSGNSVRHTSVLALGGNNLTHDIAVGLRTPEIEAEIIKKRYGCALTSMISKDDVIEVPSAGSGRTRKISRRILGDILEPRVEEVFTLIQREMIRSGYEDLPVSGIVLTGGSSLLPGIPEVAEQVFNLPVRRGYPHSIGGLVDIVNSPMYATGVGLVLYGKRAKPGKKFRIRDKNIFNRVLGRMKKWIQDII encoded by the coding sequence ATGAAAAATGAACTGATCGTCGGGCTGGACATAGGGACCACCAAGATCTGCGCGGTCGTGGGGGAAGTCACGGAAAAAACGATAAACATCGTCGGCTTGGGGTCGCACCCTTCCGTCGGTTTGCGCAAAGGGGTGGTGGTCAATATTGAAGACACCGTCGAGTCCATTCGAAAGGCTGTGGAAGAAGCGGAACTGATGGCCGGATGTGAAGTCACCGAAGTGTATGCCGGTATCGCCGGAGGCCACATTAAAGGGTTCAACAGCATCGGCGTGATCGCAATAAAGAACAAAGAGGTAACCCAGTCCGACGTGGATCGGGTGATCGACACAGCCCGGGCCGTGGCCATTCCAATGGATCGTGAGGTCATCCATATCATCCCGCAGGAGTTTATCGTGGATGATGAAGGCGGCATACGAGATCCCATCGGTATTTCGGGCGTGCGTCTCGAGGCTCGGGTGCATATGGTCACCGCTGCCGCCACATCGGCCCACAATATCATAAAATGCGCCAACCGTGCGGGATTGGACGTCTGCGACATCGTGCTCGAGCCCATCGCATCCTCCGAAGCGGTGCTCACGCCCGAGGAACGGGATCTGGGCGTCGCCTTGGTCGATTTCGGAGGCGGGACAACGGATCTGGCCATATTCTCCGGAAACAGCGTCAGACACACTTCCGTGCTGGCTTTAGGCGGAAACAACCTGACTCACGACATCGCAGTAGGGTTGCGCACGCCGGAAATAGAAGCGGAAATCATCAAGAAACGGTACGGATGTGCGCTCACGTCCATGATCAGCAAGGATGACGTTATTGAAGTGCCCAGCGCGGGCAGCGGCAGGACCAGGAAGATATCGAGAAGAATTCTTGGAGATATCCTGGAGCCTCGCGTCGAGGAAGTATTCACACTTATTCAAAGGGAAATGATCCGATCCGGATACGAGGATCTTCCCGTATCCGGGATCGTACTCACGGGAGGTTCTTCCCTACTGCCCGGGATTCCGGAGGTAGCCGAACAGGTTTTCAATCTGCCGGTTCGCCGCGGCTATCCGCACTCCATCGGCGGACTGGTCGACATTGTCAACAGTCCTATGTACGCCACGGGCGTTGGTCTGGTGCTGTATGGAAAACGCGCCAAGCCGGGCAAAAAATTCAGGATTCGAGACAAAAATATCTTCAACCGCGTGTTAGGCCGGATGAAGAAATGGATTCAGGACATTATTTAA
- the gspG gene encoding type II secretion system major pseudopilin GspG: MRVRKHCGGFTLIELLVVLIILGLLAALVGPRLFGRVDTARQQAAQTQIEIFSGALDTYRLDNGKYPTTDQGLQALMEKPEDLSNWAGPYLKKEIPRDPWGNDYVYKSPGEHGDYDITSYGEDGQEGGDGNSTDIVSWKSKDQ, encoded by the coding sequence ATGAGAGTAAGAAAACATTGCGGAGGCTTCACGCTGATCGAGCTTCTGGTGGTCTTGATTATACTGGGCCTCTTGGCTGCCCTGGTCGGCCCTCGACTCTTCGGACGTGTGGATACCGCGCGCCAACAGGCCGCCCAGACCCAGATCGAAATCTTTTCAGGGGCTTTGGACACCTATCGATTGGACAACGGCAAGTACCCAACCACGGACCAGGGGCTTCAGGCCCTCATGGAAAAGCCCGAGGATCTCTCAAACTGGGCCGGCCCATATCTAAAGAAAGAAATCCCGAGGGACCCCTGGGGCAATGACTACGTATACAAAAGCCCCGGCGAGCACGGTGACTATGACATCACATCCTATGGTGAAGACGGCCAGGAGGGCGGAGACGGCAACAGCACGGACATCGTCAGCTGGAAAAGCAAGGACCAGTAA
- a CDS encoding type II secretion system protein, with amino-acid sequence MTSHPMVKTARRAETATARTSSAGKARTSNAWSAGFTLIELITVLIILALAGAIVVPRFSDSLDFLFDRKGLRSAAAMMRRARAEAVFRRENMDVTVDIENGKLTLSSAEESENGVAIAPEPPPDGDEAGAGSAVRAFSPIEIQFPKSLKIEEVSVETYGEGKDDEYTFTFYARGTSSGGEIRFEDARRNEHLLRVSPLNGKVWLVDLDEKK; translated from the coding sequence ATGACATCACATCCTATGGTGAAGACGGCCAGGAGGGCGGAGACGGCAACAGCACGGACATCGTCAGCTGGAAAAGCAAGGACCAGTAACGCCTGGTCTGCCGGCTTCACTCTCATAGAATTAATTACGGTTCTTATCATCCTGGCTCTGGCGGGGGCCATCGTCGTCCCAAGATTCTCGGACAGTCTTGACTTCCTCTTCGACAGGAAGGGACTGCGATCCGCCGCCGCGATGATGAGAAGGGCCCGGGCGGAAGCCGTATTCCGTCGGGAAAACATGGATGTAACCGTGGACATCGAGAACGGAAAACTGACGCTGAGCAGTGCTGAAGAGTCCGAGAACGGGGTTGCGATTGCACCGGAACCGCCGCCGGACGGTGACGAAGCGGGGGCCGGTTCCGCGGTGAGGGCTTTCAGCCCGATCGAAATTCAGTTTCCCAAGTCGCTCAAGATCGAGGAGGTAAGTGTAGAGACGTACGGCGAAGGCAAAGATGACGAGTATACGTTCACGTTCTATGCACGTGGAACGTCCAGCGGGGGCGAAATACGTTTCGAAGATGCCCGTCGAAACGAACACCTGCTCCGCGTCAGTCCCTTGAACGGCAAAGTTTGGCTTGTGGATTTGGATGAGAAGAAGTAA
- the ftsZ gene encoding cell division protein FtsZ — translation MTVKFEPNNPASGARIKVIGIGGGGGNAINNMIESRLMGVEFLAANTDMQALETSLADGRIQLGCNLTKGLGAGAEPQRGREAALEDSHKLREALKDSDMVFITAGLGGGTGTGGAPVIAEIAKELGALTVAVVTKPFSFEGKKRLMQSQEGIDNLKEVVDTLITIPNDRLIALAPKGATFKEMLKKADDVLYYAVKGISDLIMVPGLINLDFADVRTIMGEMGIALMGTGVGKGENRAMDAAQAAVSSPLLDDVSVEGARGLLVNMTSSSDLLMQEVQEASSFIQQAAHEDANIIWGAVFDENLEDEIRITVIATGIKDKPETKLKPVSRKETAESKELEVPTHVRMRKRLKTAVGQDSHHLESENDFQFDEGYYDEPTFLRKQAD, via the coding sequence ATGACCGTAAAGTTTGAACCGAACAATCCCGCAAGCGGTGCCAGGATCAAAGTCATCGGCATTGGAGGTGGTGGGGGGAACGCCATCAACAACATGATCGAGTCCCGGCTGATGGGCGTCGAATTTCTGGCGGCGAACACCGACATGCAAGCGCTGGAAACATCGTTGGCGGACGGGCGAATCCAGTTGGGATGCAACCTGACCAAAGGACTCGGAGCCGGCGCGGAACCGCAGCGAGGCCGTGAAGCTGCTTTGGAAGACAGCCACAAACTCCGCGAGGCGCTGAAAGATTCAGACATGGTTTTCATTACAGCAGGCCTGGGCGGAGGAACCGGCACCGGCGGAGCACCCGTGATAGCGGAGATCGCCAAAGAACTCGGCGCATTGACGGTTGCCGTAGTTACCAAACCGTTTTCCTTTGAGGGTAAGAAACGCTTGATGCAATCACAGGAAGGGATTGACAACTTGAAAGAGGTGGTGGACACGCTTATCACCATTCCCAACGATCGGCTCATCGCGCTGGCCCCAAAGGGCGCTACCTTCAAGGAAATGTTGAAGAAAGCCGATGACGTGCTGTACTATGCGGTCAAAGGCATTAGCGATCTTATCATGGTCCCCGGACTCATCAACCTCGACTTTGCCGACGTGAGAACCATCATGGGCGAAATGGGAATCGCTCTTATGGGAACCGGAGTGGGCAAAGGAGAAAACCGGGCGATGGACGCGGCCCAGGCAGCCGTGTCGAGTCCGCTTTTGGATGACGTTTCCGTTGAAGGCGCGCGCGGTCTGCTCGTAAATATGACATCTTCCAGCGACTTGTTGATGCAGGAAGTGCAAGAGGCTTCCTCTTTCATACAGCAGGCGGCCCACGAAGACGCGAACATCATCTGGGGCGCGGTGTTTGACGAGAATCTCGAGGACGAGATCCGAATTACGGTCATTGCTACGGGAATCAAAGACAAACCGGAAACCAAACTGAAGCCCGTGAGCAGGAAAGAGACGGCGGAATCCAAAGAGCTGGAGGTACCGACCCACGTCAGGATGCGCAAACGGCTAAAAACGGCGGTAGGTCAAGACTCGCACCACCTCGAGTCGGAGAACGATTTTCAGTTCGACGAGGGCTATTATGACGAGCCTACTTTCTTGAGAAAGCAGGCCGATTAG
- a CDS encoding type II secretion system F family protein, with product MPTFKYKSATRDGKISEGSLEAPSRTDAVRMIQATGNIPLHVSGKGLSIQMEIKLPGFGNRITQKDLVIFTQEFYTLIRAGLPLDRSLAILAEISEKKKLSDVIGEILHKVEGGDSLADAMEEYPKAFPKLYTSMVRTGEVGGVLDVVLKRLEEYMARLQELKENLISALVYPSLLVTVGTLSMVILMAFVIPKFESIFESVGQSLPLSTTILLTTSKIIRFYWWAILLLLLGCFLSVRYYFRTENGRFLLDRLKLGAPIIGGLAQKIETARFARTLGTLMNSGVPFLQALKIVRDVLQNRVISSALDKVTSQVRGGKGIAAPLMKSKLFPPLALHLIQVGEETGTLDQMLLQVADNYDREFQTAVKRIIALMEPVMILVVALMIGFIVVSMLSAIFSINQLPL from the coding sequence ATGCCCACCTTCAAATACAAATCCGCCACCAGAGACGGCAAGATTTCCGAGGGATCATTGGAGGCGCCTTCCCGAACGGATGCCGTTCGGATGATTCAGGCCACCGGAAACATTCCGCTGCACGTCTCGGGAAAAGGCCTTTCGATCCAAATGGAAATCAAGCTTCCCGGTTTCGGGAACAGGATTACCCAGAAGGATCTGGTTATTTTTACTCAGGAATTTTACACGCTCATCCGAGCCGGGCTTCCCCTGGACCGATCGCTGGCGATTCTGGCGGAAATATCAGAAAAGAAGAAACTTTCCGACGTCATTGGCGAAATACTACACAAGGTGGAAGGTGGAGACAGCCTGGCCGACGCGATGGAGGAATATCCGAAGGCCTTTCCAAAGCTGTATACGTCGATGGTCCGAACGGGCGAAGTGGGAGGCGTCCTCGACGTCGTGCTCAAACGGCTGGAAGAATACATGGCCAGGCTGCAGGAGTTGAAAGAGAACCTCATCTCCGCGCTCGTTTATCCTTCACTGCTGGTAACGGTCGGCACGTTGTCCATGGTGATCCTGATGGCTTTTGTTATTCCGAAATTCGAGAGTATTTTCGAATCGGTGGGACAATCGCTGCCATTAAGCACCACGATTCTCCTTACGACAAGCAAGATCATCCGATTTTACTGGTGGGCGATCCTGCTGCTGCTCCTAGGCTGTTTTTTGAGCGTTCGGTATTACTTCCGAACGGAAAACGGCAGGTTCTTATTGGATCGTCTAAAGCTTGGCGCACCCATCATAGGCGGCCTGGCCCAAAAGATTGAAACCGCTCGATTTGCACGTACGCTGGGGACGCTCATGAACAGCGGCGTGCCGTTTTTACAGGCATTGAAGATCGTCAGAGACGTATTGCAGAACAGGGTCATATCGAGCGCTTTGGACAAAGTCACCAGTCAGGTGCGAGGCGGTAAAGGCATTGCAGCGCCGCTGATGAAGAGCAAGTTGTTCCCTCCCTTGGCGCTTCACTTGATCCAGGTAGGGGAAGAGACGGGAACCTTGGATCAGATGCTGCTTCAAGTAGCCGACAATTATGATCGCGAATTCCAAACTGCCGTAAAAAGAATCATCGCATTGATGGAACCGGTTATGATATTGGTTGTCGCCCTGATGATCGGATTCATCGTGGTGAGCATGCTGTCGGCCATATTCAGCATCAATCAACTGCCGCTCTGA
- a CDS encoding type II secretion system protein has protein sequence MRRSNQRGFTLLEILVALTLMGLVLTTVIELLSSSLNTAAVAKETAQAALLGRRLMDGLLGQDETFENEDWPQGGALDDVYSWRVTITPYLDLDVEDAEETFPFIIYSCDLSVEWQSGIRTRSVHLKALKTVPKPQTTVTEQQ, from the coding sequence ATGAGAAGAAGTAACCAGCGAGGCTTTACGCTCCTTGAAATATTGGTCGCCCTTACCCTTATGGGCCTCGTACTGACCACGGTGATCGAACTGCTCTCGAGTTCCTTGAATACGGCCGCCGTTGCCAAAGAAACCGCCCAGGCCGCGCTCCTGGGTCGCCGGCTGATGGACGGCCTTCTGGGGCAGGACGAAACCTTCGAGAATGAGGACTGGCCCCAAGGGGGCGCTTTGGACGATGTGTATAGCTGGCGGGTGACCATCACTCCCTATCTGGACCTGGATGTTGAGGACGCAGAAGAGACGTTTCCGTTTATCATATACTCCTGTGACCTCAGCGTGGAGTGGCAAAGCGGCATCCGCACACGTAGCGTCCACCTTAAAGCGCTCAAGACGGTCCCGAAACCACAGACAACCGTCACTGAACAACAATAG
- a CDS encoding radical SAM protein encodes MSWKLREYYRKRLAGEQGTVFKDPGGRIRVALMYPNRYHIGMSNLGFQSVYGWLNDQDDFVCERAFLPDDDETGLYERSGASLLTMESQTEVSRYDVLAFSISFENDYLNVLRLLDLARVPLLSSQRNGPGPLLVAGGIAISLNPEPLAAFFDLLGLGDGERLVPELIELLRQARSVPHDREPILKQACRLTGWYVPSYYTEHYREDGTIEGRESREAAPERVTLARTNLVSAPIPKTAITTPDTEFSNTALLEIGKGCGRGCRFCAAGHLYRPPRSHSEDRLSSMLTDLSESVSRFGLICPALGDLPETTLILKHIQHIGAEATTSSLRGDAASDELLTLLRACGQKSVAIAPEAGSQRLRNVLNKKLSEDEIIAAVARLTEADLSSIKLYFMVGLPTETLDDVHAIHALLKRIVHALKKFRKKDRGFPRIGASVNCFVPKAQTPFQWEAMDRVDALKKKLRLIQGQMRSTKSVSFSAEVPKWSYIQAFFSLGDRRAGQVLAAVHSNEGRWWETFKNVPFNPDFFVYRRREYTETLPWDFIHTGVKKAYLVSEHSRAMSGKTSPDCIPETCNRCGLCGNAAVPGV; translated from the coding sequence ATGTCGTGGAAGCTTCGTGAATATTACCGAAAGCGCCTTGCCGGAGAACAAGGAACGGTTTTCAAGGACCCCGGAGGAAGAATCCGTGTAGCCCTGATGTATCCCAATCGCTATCATATCGGGATGTCGAACCTGGGTTTTCAATCGGTGTACGGCTGGCTAAATGACCAGGACGACTTTGTTTGCGAACGCGCGTTTCTGCCGGATGATGACGAAACGGGGTTATATGAGCGGTCGGGCGCCTCGTTACTGACCATGGAGTCCCAAACCGAAGTTTCGCGGTACGACGTGTTGGCGTTCTCGATATCGTTCGAGAACGACTATCTCAATGTATTACGGCTTCTCGATCTGGCCCGTGTGCCTTTACTCTCCTCCCAAAGGAACGGACCGGGTCCCCTCCTAGTGGCCGGGGGCATCGCAATTTCCCTGAATCCCGAGCCCCTGGCCGCTTTTTTCGATCTTCTGGGGTTGGGTGACGGCGAGCGCCTGGTTCCCGAGCTTATCGAACTCCTGCGACAGGCGCGATCCGTACCCCATGATCGTGAACCCATTTTGAAACAAGCTTGCCGTCTGACCGGATGGTACGTACCCTCCTATTACACTGAACACTACCGGGAAGACGGGACGATCGAAGGCAGGGAATCGCGCGAAGCGGCGCCGGAGCGTGTAACGCTTGCCAGAACGAACCTTGTCTCGGCGCCCATTCCTAAGACCGCCATTACCACGCCTGATACGGAATTCAGCAACACGGCGCTGCTGGAAATCGGAAAAGGCTGCGGTCGAGGATGTCGCTTCTGTGCGGCGGGTCACTTGTACAGGCCTCCACGATCCCACAGCGAGGACCGCCTCTCTTCCATGCTGACCGATCTCTCCGAGTCGGTTTCCCGGTTCGGCCTGATTTGCCCCGCCTTGGGCGATCTGCCCGAAACGACGCTCATTCTGAAGCATATCCAACACATCGGAGCCGAGGCGACCACGTCTTCTCTCCGGGGGGACGCCGCGAGCGATGAACTTCTGACGTTGTTGAGAGCTTGCGGCCAGAAAAGTGTAGCCATCGCCCCGGAAGCAGGTTCTCAGCGGTTGAGGAACGTTCTGAACAAGAAACTGTCGGAGGATGAGATCATTGCCGCAGTGGCCAGACTAACGGAGGCGGATCTGAGTTCCATAAAGCTCTACTTCATGGTAGGGCTTCCCACAGAGACACTCGATGACGTTCATGCCATCCATGCTCTTCTTAAACGAATCGTTCACGCGCTGAAGAAATTTCGCAAAAAGGACCGGGGATTCCCTAGAATCGGCGCGAGCGTCAATTGCTTTGTGCCAAAGGCGCAAACGCCGTTCCAATGGGAGGCCATGGATCGCGTGGACGCTCTTAAGAAGAAACTTCGCTTGATTCAAGGGCAGATGCGGAGCACCAAGAGCGTTTCCTTCTCCGCGGAAGTTCCCAAGTGGTCGTATATACAAGCCTTTTTTTCATTGGGCGACCGACGGGCGGGCCAAGTGCTCGCCGCCGTTCACTCAAATGAAGGACGGTGGTGGGAAACGTTCAAGAATGTCCCCTTCAATCCGGATTTCTTCGTCTATCGTCGGAGAGAGTACACGGAGACGCTTCCCTGGGATTTCATCCACACTGGCGTTAAGAAAGCGTACCTCGTTTCGGAGCATAGCCGCGCCATGAGCGGAAAGACTTCTCCCGACTGTATCCCGGAGACCTGCAATCGTTGCGGGCTGTGCGGGAACGCGGCTGTGCCCGGCGTCTGA
- a CDS encoding sugar transferase, producing MLRQRAKAIEFVLYSMDLAVTVGAFLLTYWVRNRFPAPYFQELFHISHYLKLLVFLIPTWAILLKYFKTYRSYRTTGILKEAWILAKVVVLGGLVLGFVIFLLKYDVILSRVFILCFLMVDFVFLVIMRVIIRMVSRWVRKRGYNFRNMVLVGDDKRALEFAKMIEQTRWWGIRILGFMTPGENDVIPEIRARYPILGSINDLERFVMEEVVDEVLFLVTRKKLAELENVFLFLEDVGVKARVALNFFPNVIARAELSELNDIPLISFSTIPKDGLPLFLKAVMDRCLSFLLLLLLSPFMASVAFLIRLTSEGPAIIRQTRCGLNGRKFIIYKFRTMIANAEQLRDSLMPLNEMDGPVFKIKNDPRITGIGKWLRRTSVDELPQLLNVLKGDMSLVGPRPPMPQEVALYERWQMRRLSMKPGLTCLWQVSGLRNKVDFKKWMHMDLEYIDNWRLELDFKILLKTIPVMLSGKGM from the coding sequence ATGTTGAGGCAACGGGCTAAAGCGATCGAGTTTGTGCTGTATTCTATGGATCTTGCGGTCACGGTGGGCGCGTTTCTACTCACCTATTGGGTCCGTAACCGGTTCCCGGCGCCTTATTTTCAAGAACTGTTCCACATAAGTCACTACCTCAAGCTATTGGTGTTCCTCATCCCCACTTGGGCTATTTTGCTCAAGTATTTTAAAACATACAGATCGTACCGGACCACCGGCATCCTGAAGGAAGCGTGGATACTTGCCAAGGTGGTCGTCTTAGGCGGCCTGGTATTGGGCTTTGTCATATTTCTGCTGAAATACGACGTCATCTTGAGCCGAGTTTTCATTCTCTGCTTTCTGATGGTCGACTTCGTATTTCTGGTGATCATGCGCGTAATCATCCGCATGGTCAGCCGTTGGGTGCGGAAAAGAGGATACAACTTCAGAAACATGGTTCTGGTCGGCGACGACAAACGCGCTCTGGAATTCGCCAAAATGATCGAGCAGACCCGTTGGTGGGGAATTCGCATTTTGGGATTCATGACTCCGGGAGAAAATGACGTTATCCCCGAGATTCGGGCCCGGTATCCCATATTGGGCAGCATAAACGACCTCGAGCGTTTCGTGATGGAAGAGGTGGTGGATGAGGTCCTGTTTCTGGTGACCCGAAAGAAACTGGCCGAATTGGAGAATGTCTTTCTCTTCCTCGAAGACGTAGGGGTCAAGGCCCGTGTGGCGTTGAACTTCTTTCCCAACGTCATTGCCAGAGCCGAGCTATCGGAACTTAACGACATCCCGTTGATCTCCTTTTCCACGATACCCAAAGACGGCCTTCCTCTTTTCCTGAAGGCGGTGATGGATCGGTGCCTTTCTTTCCTCCTGCTCCTGCTTCTTTCGCCTTTCATGGCCTCCGTCGCGTTTCTCATCAGACTGACGTCGGAGGGACCCGCTATTATCCGTCAAACCCGCTGCGGACTGAACGGAAGAAAGTTCATCATCTACAAGTTTCGAACCATGATAGCCAACGCGGAACAGCTCAGAGACTCGCTGATGCCGTTAAACGAAATGGACGGCCCCGTGTTCAAGATCAAAAACGACCCACGCATCACAGGAATCGGAAAGTGGCTTCGCAGGACCAGCGTAGACGAACTGCCTCAGCTTCTTAACGTGTTGAAAGGCGACATGAGCCTGGTAGGGCCGCGTCCTCCGATGCCCCAGGAAGTAGCTTTGTACGAACGATGGCAGATGAGGCGTCTGAGCATGAAGCCGGGCCTCACCTGTCTGTGGCAGGTGAGCGGACTTCGCAATAAAGTGGATTTCAAGAAGTGGATGCACATGGATTTGGAGTACATTGACAACTGGCGCCTCGAGCTGGACTTCAAAATTCTTCTTAAAACGATTCCCGTCATGCTTTCGGGAAAAGGCATGTAG
- a CDS encoding glycosyltransferase family 2 protein yields the protein MLSVIIVHYRTPDRLVRCLDALSRAFIPATAECIVVDNGSGRDEELARICENGPKPITLVSSGNNEGLASAANRAFRISRGKYILNLNPDVTVSPHSVGILYRFLEDHPDVGAVFPKLLNQDGSLQLSCRRFYDLPTVILRRTPLHRLMGKVHVDRHLMTDFDHRSVRNVDWALGAAFLVRREALYPGNRLFDRRYFLYFEDVDLCMGLRRRGWRVVYHPEAVMIHDHIRRSASKPFSRANWEHFISYLKFSLKQSGCKAYPINPSTERFHVEATG from the coding sequence ATGCTCAGCGTCATAATCGTACACTATCGAACTCCGGACCGTCTCGTCAGGTGCCTCGACGCGTTGTCTCGAGCGTTCATACCTGCGACGGCGGAATGTATTGTTGTAGACAACGGCTCCGGACGCGATGAGGAGCTTGCCCGCATATGTGAAAACGGTCCCAAGCCCATCACGTTGGTTTCCAGCGGAAACAATGAAGGCCTCGCTTCAGCGGCCAATCGGGCCTTCCGTATAAGCCGGGGGAAATACATACTCAACCTGAATCCCGACGTCACGGTGTCTCCCCATTCCGTCGGCATTTTGTACCGATTTTTGGAAGACCATCCGGACGTGGGAGCGGTATTCCCCAAACTCCTGAATCAAGACGGCTCGCTGCAGCTCTCTTGCAGGCGGTTCTATGATCTGCCCACGGTCATCCTGAGACGCACGCCCTTACACCGGCTTATGGGCAAGGTGCATGTGGATCGGCACCTCATGACGGATTTCGATCACAGGAGCGTCAGGAACGTTGACTGGGCGCTTGGCGCCGCCTTTTTGGTCCGCAGGGAGGCCCTGTATCCGGGCAACAGGCTCTTCGATCGTCGCTATTTTCTCTATTTCGAAGACGTAGACTTGTGCATGGGTCTTCGGCGTCGCGGCTGGAGGGTGGTGTATCATCCGGAGGCCGTCATGATTCACGATCACATTCGCCGCAGCGCTTCAAAGCCTTTCAGCCGGGCGAACTGGGAACATTTCATCAGCTATCTCAAATTCTCTCTTAAACAAAGCGGATGTAAGGCCTATCCGATAAATCCGAGTACGGAGCGGTTCCATGTTGAGGCAACGGGCTAA